The Chamaesiphon minutus PCC 6605 DNA window GGGCTAAAAATTGGCGAGTCCGTTCTTCTTTGGGATGTTGAAAAAAGTCGATCGGATTAGCTTCTTCTACTAGCAAACCACTATCCATTAACACAATTCGATCGGCTACTTCCCTGGCAAATCCCACCTCGTGGGTGACGACTACCATCGTCATCCCCGATCCCGCCAAGGACTTCATCACCTCCAATACCTCCCGCACCATTTCTGGATCTAGAGCCGACGTGGGTTCGTCAAATAACATGATCTTCGGCTGCATCGCTAACGCACGGGCGATCGCTACCCGTTGTTGCTGTCCGCCAGATAATTGTCCTGGATACTTCCGTGCTTGGGCTAAAATCCCTACCCGTTCTAATAACTGCATGGCTGCTGCTTCCGCCTGTGCCTTGGGATGTTTTCGCACCCACATCGGCGCGAGGGTAACGTTTTCGAGGACGGTGAGGTGAGGAAATAAATTAAACTGCTGAAACACCATCCCCACCTCTTGGCGAATCCGATCGATATGTTTGATATCGTCGGAAATTGCGATCCCATCGATCGTAATCGTCCCCTGTTGATAGTCTTCTAAGGCATTAAATGTCCGAATAAAGGTCGATTTTCCCGATCCAGATGGCCCCATAATCACCACCACTTCGCCAGGGTAGACAGACAGGCTCACGCCCCGCAGCACGTTAAATTGACCGTACCACTTATGAACGGATTCAGCGACGATAATTGGAGCCGGAGTAGGAGGGGAGGTGTTTTGCATGAGGGGATGGGGAGAGGGGGAGTAATGAGAGGTCGATCGCAGTTGTTAACCGAGAACTATTGAGAGCGATATATTCTTTGTATTCTAAGTCGATCGCCATCATCTCAGATATCGATCCTCCACCGGAGCGGCTAAGAATGGAAAAAGTTGGATTCCTTAACTGCGGGTACCCCCCACGAGTGCATCGAAAAAATCGTTTTGGTGGTCATGCTATCTTGTTGCATATTTGGGTAAAAATGCGATCTGGATCGATCTATTTTGACGTGTAGCTATGTCAGAGTGGTTACAATAGAGATGTCCTCTTCATTCACGAAGTGTGGGCTTTGCCCGATCGTCATAATCTATGGTGACAATCACCCCTGAGCACGAAAAACTTATTCAAAATCATCTGGATACTGGACGGTATAGTAATGCGGAGGAAGTCCTAGCGATCGCTCTGCAATTGCTCGCTCGTCTCGATACCGAGCATCAAGCCTGGATTGAAGAAACTCGTCAACAAATCGCCATTGGGATCGCCGAACTCGATTCGGCAAAGCCGACGCTACGCGAACGCGGCGAGGGCGTTGATGGTGAAACAGTGATGGCGGGATATCTTCAGCAATTTCAGACGGCACGGCAAACGCGGCTCTCATGAATTTTATCCTCGCGCCCAGTAATACCTGCGACCTAGATCGGTGATCTCAATACTTTCTTGACACCAATGTTGAAGCAGGAGAACGGTTATTCAAGAAACTCAACCAAAAGTTTTATAACCTGACTCAGTTCCCAAATCTTGGCAAGCCATATCCTCACCTCGATCCCAATATCCGAGGCTTGCTGGTTGAGAAGTACATCATTTTTTATCGTGTCACCGAGATTCAAGTTGAGATTGTTCGTGTTGTAGATGGCAGACAAGATCTCACTCAACTATTTACGACAGAAGATTAGCCACAAGTTGTCAGAATATTAGAGATCGCCCTAGTTACCCTAAGCCAGCGATCGCCAGCACGATCGCGCTGCTGCAAATCAATCGTGATGGTGTGGTTAATATGCGTCGAGTTCTGGCAATTATAGGCTATCATCCACCGGATTAACAAAGATTCTCGAATGACAGGCTACGCGATCGAGTCGTCAGAATATTTGCTAGACTTTGGCTTGTCAATATTGATAACCCTATAGAACTCTGTAAAAATAAGACAATCTCACAAACTTAAGTATCTCCCATGTCAATGAATGATGTAATCGATCGAATTGCGATTGCCGCAGAGAAAAATCCTCGCAACAACGTACTCATAGGCTACTGTGGAAGATATGGAGATAATTTATTAACCAGAGGAAGAAAGAACAGAACTCTCATCACAACGCATTTATGAACTCAATCAAGAACTATACGCGAAGGGTCAATTACACCCACCTAGATTGAGTGTTGACGAAATAAACGTCATTCTCTCCGGCTATCCCTATCGACTCCCCACTGAATTTTACGAGATATATCAGCGCGGAACACCTCGATCGCGAGTTTACTCGCTGTCAAACGATAATCTTCCCAGCACGATCTCTCTGAGCCAATAAGTCGATCGGCTAGATACTCGATCGACTTATTGGCAGGTATAATTAAGACATCTGGCAAAAAAGTCGCAAAGCTTATGTCGATCGCAAATTTGATAACCAAGTCTCTCGATCCAACTCCGCTCCGATACGATACCATCGAAGAAACTGCCGAACGCTTCCAACTAGATAGCAATCTCAGACAACAGATTTTTGGCATCTCGCCCAGAAATCAAGCTCGTCTGCGGAAAGATAACGCGATTTTAAATCCTCTCGTGGTCGATCGATTCAACAGATTTAATCGCATCACTCAACAAGCCATTAATCTATTTGAAGATACCGATCGAGCATTAAAATGGTTGCATACCCCTAAAAATAGCTTGGCAGGTATCACCCCTCTTGCGGCTCTCTCTACCGACGAAGGTGCCAAACAAGTAGAAGAAATTCTCTATCGCGTTGAATATGGGATTTACGGCTAGTGAGAGTTTGGCGGATCACTGCTCATAAACATATTGAAACAGTCTTTTCTGGAGTCGGTGGACTTTACACCAGTGGTCGTTGGCATCCCCAAGGCTACAAGATTTCCTACACATCAGAAAGTCTGGCACTAGCTAGCCTCGAAGTATTTGTACACAGCGAAACAACAGATATCCCACTCGCTTGTGTCAGTGCCATTATTCCAGATACCACACCAATTTTAGAAATTACCGATCTACCAGTCAACTGGCAAGATGTCGCCGCTTACCCAATTCTCCAAGAAATCGGGCGTAAATGGCTCAGAACAATGGAATATCCAGTATTGAAAGTGCCTTCTGCAATCATCCCAGTTGAGTACAATTATTTAATCAATCCTGAACATCCAGACCTACAATTACAGACGGAACAGGTACTAGAGTTTCAGTTTGATAGTCGAATGTGGAAGTAACAAGGATAAATCTACACCACCAACTAAAACAATAGACTAAACCAGGTTTGGGGCTTTTCGGGGTTATTTCCCAACAGGTCTATTATCTATATTCTTTTGGTGGGAAGGGAGTAGGGTTGAACCTTTTTGTATTGCCAATTGTGATTTTTGGCTTTTTACCAAAAAATAGTTCTACCGAACTTATAGAACCCATTTGAGATTTTTTCATATATCGATTGGAACGATCGGCAAGCGTAATTATCGGAGTTGTATGCAATCAGACCTTCTTAATTTATGTTCGCAAGCTAGACAATTTTTGGAACCGCGATGGCTTTTATTACATCAGTCGTGGGGAGATCCTCAACCAAAGACGACTTCAGAATATATGTGCCGCTACACGTCAATTTTTCTAAAAGCAATCTTAAATGTGGGTAATTGCCCATCATGGCGATTAGTGGCAGGAAGACCGATTGCTAGAGAATATGAAGGTACACAAAAAGGTTGTTTTGGATTTCGTAGATCCGATGGTCTTTTCTTCGACCACTGTTGGGTGCAATCCTCCAATCTAATAGTGGATATTACGGCTGACCAATTTGAAGATAAAGCAATCATAATTACTCCAATCGGCGATTCTAGATATTGCCCAAATTTAGAAGAAGCAAACTTTTATGATGATATTACAAAACTTTCGCACCGCCCACAGAAATGGCTACGAGAATGGAATGAGGACATTGCTGAATTGATATAGTCATTTCGATTAGGAATGAGGCAAACCAGCAAGATCGAATCCTGTCATAACAAACACTTGAGCTGATAAAAACAGGGCTACTCAGCTTCCTTTTCCCTAACCCTTAACCTCTAGCTGACGACTGATTTGGGAGAGGGTGAAACAGACGATCCAGTAAATTAAGCCGATAAATAGATATACTTCTGCATAGCGACCGATAAAATCTGGTTGGGCTAAAACCGATCGAGCAATTCCGGTTAACTCCGCTAGGGCGAACAGTGCCAGCAGGGAAGTGTCTTTAAACATGGCAATAAACTGACCGACGATCGCCGGAATTACCATGCGGATGGCTTGGGGTAAGACAATCAGCCACAACCGCAATGGCGCGCTCAATCCTAATACCTTGGCGGCTTCAATTTGTCCGCGTGGTAAGGATTGTAAACCACCGCGCACTGTTTCTGCTAGATATGCCGCGTTGAATAGAATTAAGCCCGCAATCGCCCGCGCCAGTCGATCTAACCGCCAATCTCCAGGTAATAGCAATGGCAATAAAAATTGTGCCATGAATAAAATCCCAATCAGTGGAAGTCCACGCACCAGTTCGATATAAATCGTACAAGCGATCCGCAAAATTGGTAAGGAACTTTGTCGCCCTAACGCCAACAATACGCCCAGCGGAAAAGCCAGTACAGTACTGATACTCGCCGCCAATAGGGTGAGTAATAACCCATTCCACAAACTATTTTCAACGGGGACTAAACCAAACCCCCCACCCAACAACCAACTGATGCCAATCGCCGCACAGAAGGCGTAAATCCAGCCCATCCGAGGCGATCGCCGCCGTTGCCCGACCCAGATACTCACTGGCAACCCGATCGCCAGCAGCAGCACCAACCACAGCCGCCAGGACTGTTCGGCTGGATATCTACCGACTAGCAACAGGGGTAAATTTTCGCTAATTACCGCCCATTTAGCTTTCGTGGCAATCCAAGTTACTGCCGCCGCTAATACTTGGAGGATGAAACCACCCAAGATTAGGGTTAAAATGCCGTTGTACCAAGTGTTAAATAGATTTTGGCGTAACCACCGCAGTGGAGATCGATCGATAGCTGGTGGGCGGGGAGAGGGTGGATTTGTCATGTTGAGGAGGGGGAAAGGGGAAAGGGGAAAGGGGAAAGGGGAAAGGGGAAAGGGTTTAAATCGCCTTTTTAAAAACTTCGTTGTCAACTGTTTACCTTTCGACTAATTGAATCGATCGATTATAAATATTAATCAGCAGTGAAATTGATAAACTCAAGATTAAGTAGGAAACCATGACGATCGCCATTACTTCGACGGCGCGCCCAGTTTGGTTGAAAGTAGTTGAAGAAATAGCATAGAGATCGGGATAACCGATCGCCACTGCGAGACTAGAGTTTTTGGCTAGGTTTAAATATTGATTGGCTAACGGCGGTAAAATCGCCCGCAGAGCTTGAGGGAAGACGACCAACCATAATGTAGATAATGGTTTAAGTCCCAGCGATCGCGCTGCTTCTGTTTGTCCACGGGGTACCGACTGAATCCCACCGCGAATGATTTCGGCAATGAAAGTCCCCGTATAGAGACTCAATCCTGCTAACAAGGAGGCAAACTCTGAGGACATCTGGAGTCCCCAACCCATCACCCCACTGCTACTCAGCGTCCAGCCCAGTATTTGCAGTGGATTTGCCGCATTGGGTAGAGTCAAAAACACTGCAAAGTACCAGAAAAAGAGTTGCAACAGCAGCGGCGTATTGCGGAGCGTTTCCACATAGATCTGGGCGATCGTCCGCACCAACCAATTAGTTGACAACCGCGCCATTCCAGCAGTTATGCCGATCGCCGTCGCCAATACCAAAGCCAGTCCAATTACTCGCAGCGAATTTATCACGCCAACGAATAAAGCGCGAAGATAGGAATCAGCCGGAGTATAAGGCAAAATCGTATCGCTAATCGTAAAACCTGCCTGAGAGCCAAGAAAATCAAAACCCAGCCGAATCCCAATTTGCTCCAGATTGAACAGCAAATTATCCCCTAACACTCCCAACGCGATCGCAATCCCCAACGCTGCGCCAAATTGTCCCGCGCTCTGCCAAAATCGCCGACTCCGCCACACCGGAATCGAACCATCTAATCTTCCCTTCACTCGATCGCGCATAGCTCCCTTTTCCTTGGCGTTAAATAATTCCCCCGACTTTAACCAGCCAACTTTATATGTT harbors:
- a CDS encoding amino acid ABC transporter permease; this encodes MRDRVKGRLDGSIPVWRSRRFWQSAGQFGAALGIAIALGVLGDNLLFNLEQIGIRLGFDFLGSQAGFTISDTILPYTPADSYLRALFVGVINSLRVIGLALVLATAIGITAGMARLSTNWLVRTIAQIYVETLRNTPLLLQLFFWYFAVFLTLPNAANPLQILGWTLSSSGVMGWGLQMSSEFASLLAGLSLYTGTFIAEIIRGGIQSVPRGQTEAARSLGLKPLSTLWLVVFPQALRAILPPLANQYLNLAKNSSLAVAIGYPDLYAISSTTFNQTGRAVEVMAIVMVSYLILSLSISLLINIYNRSIQLVER
- a CDS encoding ribbon-helix-helix domain-containing protein; this encodes MVTITPEHEKLIQNHLDTGRYSNAEEVLAIALQLLARLDTEHQAWIEETRQQIAIGIAELDSAKPTLRERGEGVDGETVMAGYLQQFQTARQTRLS
- a CDS encoding amino acid ABC transporter ATP-binding protein; this translates as MQNTSPPTPAPIIVAESVHKWYGQFNVLRGVSLSVYPGEVVVIMGPSGSGKSTFIRTFNALEDYQQGTITIDGIAISDDIKHIDRIRQEVGMVFQQFNLFPHLTVLENVTLAPMWVRKHPKAQAEAAAMQLLERVGILAQARKYPGQLSGGQQQRVAIARALAMQPKIMLFDEPTSALDPEMVREVLEVMKSLAGSGMTMVVVTHEVGFAREVADRIVLMDSGLLVEEANPIDFFQHPKEERTRQFLAQIL
- a CDS encoding amino acid ABC transporter permease, coding for MTNPPSPRPPAIDRSPLRWLRQNLFNTWYNGILTLILGGFILQVLAAAVTWIATKAKWAVISENLPLLLVGRYPAEQSWRLWLVLLLAIGLPVSIWVGQRRRSPRMGWIYAFCAAIGISWLLGGGFGLVPVENSLWNGLLLTLLAASISTVLAFPLGVLLALGRQSSLPILRIACTIYIELVRGLPLIGILFMAQFLLPLLLPGDWRLDRLARAIAGLILFNAAYLAETVRGGLQSLPRGQIEAAKVLGLSAPLRLWLIVLPQAIRMVIPAIVGQFIAMFKDTSLLALFALAELTGIARSVLAQPDFIGRYAEVYLFIGLIYWIVCFTLSQISRQLEVKG
- a CDS encoding antitoxin Xre/MbcA/ParS toxin-binding domain-containing protein — its product is MSIANLITKSLDPTPLRYDTIEETAERFQLDSNLRQQIFGISPRNQARLRKDNAILNPLVVDRFNRFNRITQQAINLFEDTDRALKWLHTPKNSLAGITPLAALSTDEGAKQVEEILYRVEYGIYG
- a CDS encoding RES family NAD+ phosphorylase, whose protein sequence is MRVWRITAHKHIETVFSGVGGLYTSGRWHPQGYKISYTSESLALASLEVFVHSETTDIPLACVSAIIPDTTPILEITDLPVNWQDVAAYPILQEIGRKWLRTMEYPVLKVPSAIIPVEYNYLINPEHPDLQLQTEQVLEFQFDSRMWK